A single region of the Vicia villosa cultivar HV-30 ecotype Madison, WI linkage group LG4, Vvil1.0, whole genome shotgun sequence genome encodes:
- the LOC131595186 gene encoding uncharacterized protein LOC131595186 isoform X3 encodes MLNSIWRHRTLLYLNPSTFSSSLNPNPLLHHLRSSFSLHFCTNTSDSTSFAASYLTHNFGFSPQFASKLCSSHRLRFKTSQNPDSVLNFFKNYGFSDSQLHNMIAKEPGLLSCNPSKRILPKFQFLLSKGSSNSDIVNLISKNPRLLSPSLENRIVPSYELVYRFFQSDKDTLACVFHYPNILTEHIVAHNITMLIENRVSDSNIVRLLRARSHTLQILNMMMLLEELQDLGFDPSKIKFSIALIAKTSVTKTRWNEKVDTFKKWGWSDEDVIEAFKKQPHCMLTSIHKINLVMNFWVNQLGWDAMAIAKIPDILSLSLEKRIIPRAAVVQFLLDKGVTVTRS; translated from the exons atgttgAATAGTATCTGGCGCCATAGAACCCTTCTTTACCTCAACCCCTCAACTTTCTCATCATCCCTAAACCCTAATCCTCTTCTCCACCACCTCCGATcatcattttctcttcatttctgCACCAACACTTCTGATTCAACCTCATTTGCTGCCTCCTACCTCACCCACAATTTCGGTTTCTCCCCACAATTTGCTTCCAAACTCTGCTCCTCCCACCGTCTTCGATTCAAAACCTCCCAAAATCCTGACTCTGTTCTCAACTTCTTCAAAAACTACGGTTTCTCAGACTCCCAACTTCACAATATGATTGCCAAGGAACCTGGCCTACTTTCCTGCAACCCCTCCAAAAGGATCTTACCAAAGTTTCAATTTTTACTCTCCAAAGGTTCTTCTAACTCCGACATTGTTAACCTTATCAGTAAGAACCCTAGACTCTTGTCTCCGAGTTTGGAGAATCGTATAGTCCCATCCTATGAATTGGTTTATAGATTCTTCCAATCTGACAAGGACACTCTTGCTTGTGTATTTCACTATCCAAATATACTCACTGAGCATATTGTGGCACATAACATCACAATGCTTATTGAGAATCGAGTGTCCGACTCAAATATTGTAAGATTGCTTCGCGCCCGGAGTCATACATTGCAGATACTTAACATGATGATGTTATTGGAGGAATTACAAGATTTGGGATTTGATccttcaaaaataaaattcagCATAGCTTTGATTGCGAAAACTTCAGTAACCAAAACCAGGTGGAATGAGAAAGTTGATACCTTTAAGAAATGGGgttggtctgatgaagatgtcattGAAGCATTTAAAAAGCAACCTCATTGTATGTTAACATCCATTCATAAGATTAATTTAGTGATGAATTTTTGGGTCAATCAGCTGGGTTGGGATGCTATGGCTATTGCGAAAATACCAGatattttatcattaagtttGGAAAAAAGGATCATTCCGAGGGCTGCTGTTGTGCAATTTCTTCTCGATAAAG GAGTTACAGTGACAAGAAGTTAG
- the LOC131595186 gene encoding uncharacterized protein LOC131595186 isoform X1 codes for MLNSIWRHRTLLYLNPSTFSSSLNPNPLLHHLRSSFSLHFCTNTSDSTSFAASYLTHNFGFSPQFASKLCSSHRLRFKTSQNPDSVLNFFKNYGFSDSQLHNMIAKEPGLLSCNPSKRILPKFQFLLSKGSSNSDIVNLISKNPRLLSPSLENRIVPSYELVYRFFQSDKDTLACVFHYPNILTEHIVAHNITMLIENRVSDSNIVRLLRARSHTLQILNMMMLLEELQDLGFDPSKIKFSIALIAKTSVTKTRWNEKVDTFKKWGWSDEDVIEAFKKQPHCMLTSIHKINLVMNFWVNQLGWDAMAIAKIPDILSLSLEKRIIPRAAVVQFLLDKGLRNKSASLTSPFFMHEKMFLRKFIKCFENESSYLLELYEKKLNLAYTSDTTCMS; via the coding sequence atgttgAATAGTATCTGGCGCCATAGAACCCTTCTTTACCTCAACCCCTCAACTTTCTCATCATCCCTAAACCCTAATCCTCTTCTCCACCACCTCCGATcatcattttctcttcatttctgCACCAACACTTCTGATTCAACCTCATTTGCTGCCTCCTACCTCACCCACAATTTCGGTTTCTCCCCACAATTTGCTTCCAAACTCTGCTCCTCCCACCGTCTTCGATTCAAAACCTCCCAAAATCCTGACTCTGTTCTCAACTTCTTCAAAAACTACGGTTTCTCAGACTCCCAACTTCACAATATGATTGCCAAGGAACCTGGCCTACTTTCCTGCAACCCCTCCAAAAGGATCTTACCAAAGTTTCAATTTTTACTCTCCAAAGGTTCTTCTAACTCCGACATTGTTAACCTTATCAGTAAGAACCCTAGACTCTTGTCTCCGAGTTTGGAGAATCGTATAGTCCCATCCTATGAATTGGTTTATAGATTCTTCCAATCTGACAAGGACACTCTTGCTTGTGTATTTCACTATCCAAATATACTCACTGAGCATATTGTGGCACATAACATCACAATGCTTATTGAGAATCGAGTGTCCGACTCAAATATTGTAAGATTGCTTCGCGCCCGGAGTCATACATTGCAGATACTTAACATGATGATGTTATTGGAGGAATTACAAGATTTGGGATTTGATccttcaaaaataaaattcagCATAGCTTTGATTGCGAAAACTTCAGTAACCAAAACCAGGTGGAATGAGAAAGTTGATACCTTTAAGAAATGGGgttggtctgatgaagatgtcattGAAGCATTTAAAAAGCAACCTCATTGTATGTTAACATCCATTCATAAGATTAATTTAGTGATGAATTTTTGGGTCAATCAGCTGGGTTGGGATGCTATGGCTATTGCGAAAATACCAGatattttatcattaagtttGGAAAAAAGGATCATTCCGAGGGCTGCTGTTGTGCAATTTCTTCTCGATAAAGGTTTGAGAAATAAGAGTGCAAGCTTAACTAGTCCATTTTTTATGCACGAGAAGATGTTTCTTCGTAAGTTTATAAAATGTTTTGAGAATGAGTCTTCTTATCTACTAGAGTTGTATGAGAAAAAACTCAATCTTGCATACACCTCGGACACAACTTGTATGTCGTGA
- the LOC131595185 gene encoding uncharacterized protein LOC131595185: protein MVTSCVNILQSCFCMFFTHHKSWNSPMLKMKTLNPIPNFNSLICHSSTTSQQNHQFTVSYLVSNFGFSLETATKASKLVHFKASQNPDSVITIFRNFGFSDSDINDIVSKAPNILTCDPHKRILPKFQFLLSKGASNSDIVEIVVRSPRILYSSLENCIIPTFELVRRFLPSNDKVIQHVLKCRCFFGHNHVINNVNLLLDDGVTDKNLRYLLLKTPSIFLIRDMRSALDMVKKMGFNDPSKVNFCIALLAKRAMPKSRWDAKVTVFKRWGWSDEMVLEAFRKRPLCMLSSKEKINDVMRFWVNELGWNSSALVKRADIFSYSLENRTIPRACVVSYLISKGLIENNVELSTPFAVNEEVFLEKYVQSFKEERHNLLKLYLEKMDGKKIKENGEASGSY from the coding sequence ATGGTTACAAGTTGTGTTAACATATTGCAATCTTGCTTCTGCATGTTTTTCACACACCACAAATCATGGAACTCTCCAATGTTGAAAATGAAAACCCTAAATCCAATCCCAAATTTCAATTCTTTAATCTGCCACTCTTCAACAACTTCACAACAAAACCACCAATTCACAGTTTCATATCTCGTTTCAAATTTCGGCTTCTCATTAGAAACCGCTACAAAGGCTTCCAAACTCGTTCATTTCAAGGCTTCCCAAAACCCTGATTCAGTAATCACCATCTTCAGAAACTTCGGTTTCTCAGATTCTGATATAAACGACATCGTTAGTAAAGCGCCCAACATTCTTACATGTGACCCCCACAAAAGGATTTTGCCAAAGTTTCAATTTTTACTCTCAAAAGGTGCTTCAAATTCTGATATAGTGGAGATTGTGGTCAGAAGCCCTAGAATTCTCTATTCAAGTCTTGAGAATTGCATAATCCCTACTTTTGAATTGGTAAGAAGGTTCCTTCCATCTAATGACAAAGTTATTCAACATGTACTTAAATGTAGATGTTTCTTTGGTCATAATCATGTTATTAATAATGTGAATTTGTTGCTTGATGATGGAGTCACTGACAAAAATTTAAGATATTTGTTACTTAAAACACCGTCTATATTTTTGATTCGTGACATGAGGAGTGCTCTGGATATGGTTAAGAAAATGGGATTTAATGATCCTTCCAAAGTCAATTTTTGTATAGCATTGTTAGCCAAAAGGGCTATGCCGAAATCTCGGTGGGATGCTAAAGTTACTGTCTTTAAGAGATGGGGTTGGTCTGATGAAATGGTTCTCGAAGCGTTTAGGAAGAGACCTTTGTGTATGCTATCGTCGAAAGAGAAAATTAATGATGTCATGAGATTTTGGGTGAATGAGTTGGGTTGGAACTCTTCGGCTCTTGTCAAAAGGGCGGATATTTTTTCGTATAGTTTGGAGAATAGGACCATTCCGAGGGCTTGTGTTGTTTCATATCTGATCTCGAAAGGTTTGATAGAAAATAATGTTGAATTGTCTACCCCTTTTGCTGTTAATGAAGAGGTGTTTCTTGAAAAGTATGTGCAAAGTTTTAAAGAGGAAAGACATAATTTGTTAAAGCTATACCTGGAGAAAATGGACGGTAAGAAAATCAAGGAAAATGGTGAAGCGTCTGGAAGCTATTGA